One Sulfolobus sp. S-194 DNA segment encodes these proteins:
- a CDS encoding MFS transporter, whose translation MTIKRRGEVLKISFSAFFADLGYQAAVASFPIIFVFYFHAPIFLYGIAEALNYGGGSLMSILGGYLADKYGRKLIAVIGNALIIILSFTGLAVNYIEALFLFMFGWWFRNFRTPARRAMLSEVTEESERKEAYGILHALDIAGATLAVAYLSIALYFGIKATEILIFTSIPLIISTLFLVFVRAGGKGIPRKPSKVALTIVISTMFFAFTQYSFGFPIITTEEFTRKFYLATLTYGVFLASSSLFGYIFGKIKLEEFKGLAFLGYLLAGFTSFGFAFLSPLGIISIYPLSIIMGIAVASTETFEPTIISKLSRGETGTAMGALSFGRSIGVLIGNSIMGFLYQYSYFYSYIFAGTMGIIAFLIVFTVLLNKG comes from the coding sequence ATGACTATTAAAAGGAGAGGCGAAGTATTAAAAATTTCATTTTCAGCTTTCTTCGCAGATTTAGGTTATCAAGCGGCTGTAGCATCTTTTCCTATAATCTTCGTCTTCTACTTCCACGCTCCAATTTTTCTATACGGTATTGCAGAAGCCTTAAACTACGGCGGGGGAAGTTTAATGTCTATCCTTGGAGGTTATTTAGCTGACAAATATGGAAGGAAACTAATAGCAGTAATTGGTAATGCGTTAATTATTATTCTGTCTTTTACTGGTCTTGCAGTAAATTACATAGAAGCCTTATTTTTATTTATGTTTGGTTGGTGGTTTAGGAATTTTAGAACTCCAGCTAGGAGGGCTATGCTTTCCGAAGTTACAGAAGAGAGTGAAAGAAAGGAGGCTTATGGTATCCTACACGCTTTAGATATTGCTGGTGCGACATTAGCTGTTGCATACTTAAGTATTGCATTATACTTTGGGATAAAAGCTACAGAGATTTTGATCTTTACCTCTATCCCGCTAATAATTTCTACTTTATTTTTAGTGTTTGTAAGAGCTGGCGGAAAAGGTATTCCGAGAAAGCCAAGTAAAGTTGCTTTAACTATTGTAATTTCTACTATGTTCTTTGCTTTTACCCAATATAGTTTTGGATTCCCAATAATTACAACAGAAGAATTTACTAGAAAGTTCTACCTCGCAACATTAACGTATGGAGTATTCCTAGCTTCATCTTCTTTATTTGGATATATATTTGGAAAAATAAAACTTGAAGAATTTAAAGGTTTAGCGTTCTTGGGATACCTTTTGGCCGGATTTACTTCATTCGGATTTGCTTTTCTCTCCCCTCTAGGTATTATATCAATATATCCCTTATCTATAATAATGGGTATTGCTGTAGCATCTACAGAAACCTTTGAACCAACAATAATTTCGAAACTATCGAGAGGCGAAACTGGTACAGCTATGGGTGCTTTATCTTTTGGAAGAAGTATTGGAGTTCTAATAGGGAATAGTATAATGGGATTCCTTTATCAATACAGTTACTTTTACTCTTACATTTTTGCTGGGACAATGGGTATTATAGCATTCCTAATAGTCTTTACAGTCCTACTCAATAAAGGGTAG
- a CDS encoding PIN domain-containing protein: MKKRSMVFDSGVVIDILLGNNEGKKIERFIEENLDEIIINELNLEEIKYIVCRKNNIEKAEEVEVFLKSSGYFNIFPLAKIRGEIYRLKCKYTISLADASSIATAKILGISVLFRRLFRREKEIEPFKKELNVIFTDELV, from the coding sequence ATGAAAAAGAGAAGTATGGTATTTGATTCTGGAGTAGTTATAGATATTCTTTTAGGAAATAACGAAGGAAAGAAAATAGAAAGATTTATAGAAGAAAACTTAGATGAAATTATTATAAACGAATTAAACCTAGAGGAAATTAAATATATAGTATGCAGAAAGAATAACATAGAGAAAGCTGAAGAAGTCGAAGTATTTTTAAAATCAAGTGGATATTTTAATATATTTCCTCTTGCTAAGATAAGAGGAGAAATATATAGATTAAAATGTAAATATACAATATCTTTAGCAGATGCAAGTAGTATTGCCACTGCTAAAATTCTAGGAATATCAGTATTATTTAGGAGATTATTTAGGAGAGAAAAGGAAATAGAGCCATTTAAAAAAGAGCTCAATGTGATCTTCACAGATGAACTAGTTTAG
- the acs gene encoding acetate--CoA ligase, with amino-acid sequence MTEKLSEQLQQLGEQNLEEKADYNMRYYKYLYKKSVEEPDKFWGELAEELITWYEPWKQAFVQEEGLLTKWFVGGKLNASFNAIDRHLNSPRKYKAAIFWESERGEKKVVTYQDLFYEVNRWANALRELGVKKGDRVTIYMPLTPEGVIAKLAVARLGAIHTVVFAGFGAQALADRISDAGAKVVITADAYYRRGKLVELKKTVDEALSILGDKNPVQKVLVYKRTGTEIPFKEGRDVYFDEVGKYKYIEPVPVEATEPLFILYTSGTTGKPKGIVHSTGGYLVGTAVMLLWSYGLSQENDVLFNTSDIGWIVGHSYITYSPLVMGRSIVIYESAPDYPYPDKWAEMVEKYRATTFGTSATAIRTLMKYGEDYVKQHDLSSLRIIVTNGEPLNYAPWKWGLEVVGGGKVFMSHQWWQTETGGPNIGYIPGVVYLPMKSGPAVGFALPGNKVTVVNEEGKETKPRERGYLVMLPPFPPMMMIGMWNDPGNERLKKTYFSKFPGIYYPGDYAMIDEDGYIWVMGRADETIKVAAHRIGAGEVESIVTSHPAVAEAAAVGIPDPVKGEAVHLFVVLKVGYQPSPQLAKEIQEHVRKYMGAIVTPEVHFVDKLPKTRSGKVMRRVIKAVMMGQSAGDITTLEDEASMDEIKKAVEEFKKSLSQ; translated from the coding sequence ATGACTGAAAAACTCTCAGAACAATTACAACAATTGGGTGAACAAAACTTAGAGGAGAAAGCAGATTATAATATGAGATACTACAAATATTTATATAAAAAGAGCGTTGAAGAGCCTGATAAATTCTGGGGAGAGCTAGCAGAAGAGTTAATTACATGGTATGAACCATGGAAACAAGCTTTTGTCCAAGAAGAGGGTTTACTTACAAAATGGTTTGTTGGGGGAAAACTTAATGCTTCTTTCAATGCTATAGACAGGCATTTAAATTCCCCTAGGAAATATAAAGCTGCAATATTTTGGGAAAGTGAAAGAGGAGAAAAGAAAGTAGTTACGTATCAAGACTTATTTTACGAAGTTAATAGATGGGCTAATGCGTTAAGGGAACTTGGAGTAAAGAAGGGCGATAGAGTAACAATTTACATGCCTTTAACCCCAGAAGGAGTAATTGCTAAGCTAGCTGTTGCAAGATTAGGTGCAATACACACAGTTGTATTTGCTGGATTCGGTGCACAGGCATTAGCTGACAGAATTTCGGATGCTGGGGCTAAAGTTGTAATTACTGCTGATGCATACTATAGAAGAGGAAAGCTTGTAGAATTAAAGAAAACCGTTGATGAAGCATTAAGCATTCTTGGTGATAAAAATCCTGTACAAAAAGTTTTAGTTTACAAGAGAACGGGTACTGAAATCCCCTTCAAAGAAGGAAGAGATGTGTACTTTGACGAAGTTGGAAAATATAAATACATAGAACCGGTTCCTGTTGAGGCTACAGAACCACTATTCATTCTGTATACTTCTGGAACAACGGGTAAACCTAAGGGAATAGTTCACAGTACAGGCGGGTACCTAGTAGGAACAGCAGTTATGTTATTGTGGAGTTATGGATTAAGCCAAGAAAATGATGTATTATTCAATACTTCAGACATTGGCTGGATTGTAGGACACTCATACATAACATATTCACCATTAGTAATGGGTAGGAGCATTGTAATCTATGAGAGTGCTCCAGATTATCCTTATCCAGATAAGTGGGCAGAAATGGTAGAGAAATATAGAGCGACGACATTTGGTACTTCGGCTACTGCAATAAGAACATTAATGAAATACGGTGAAGATTACGTAAAACAGCATGATCTATCATCATTAAGAATAATTGTAACTAACGGTGAACCATTGAATTATGCTCCATGGAAGTGGGGATTAGAAGTAGTTGGAGGAGGAAAAGTATTTATGTCACATCAGTGGTGGCAAACTGAGACCGGAGGTCCTAATATTGGTTATATTCCTGGAGTGGTTTACTTACCGATGAAGTCTGGACCAGCTGTAGGTTTTGCATTACCCGGTAATAAAGTAACTGTAGTTAATGAGGAAGGAAAAGAAACTAAGCCTAGAGAAAGAGGTTATTTAGTTATGTTACCCCCGTTCCCACCAATGATGATGATAGGTATGTGGAATGACCCAGGTAATGAGAGGTTAAAGAAAACATACTTCAGTAAATTCCCTGGAATCTATTATCCTGGAGATTATGCGATGATTGATGAAGATGGTTACATATGGGTAATGGGTAGAGCTGATGAGACAATTAAAGTTGCTGCTCATAGAATTGGTGCTGGAGAAGTAGAATCAATAGTAACATCTCATCCAGCCGTAGCTGAAGCTGCAGCTGTAGGAATTCCAGATCCTGTTAAAGGAGAAGCTGTTCATCTATTCGTTGTACTAAAGGTAGGCTATCAGCCCTCACCTCAATTAGCTAAAGAAATACAAGAGCATGTAAGGAAATATATGGGAGCAATAGTAACTCCAGAAGTACATTTCGTAGATAAATTACCTAAAACTAGGTCTGGTAAAGTAATGAGAAGAGTAATAAAAGCTGTTATGATGGGACAAAGTGCTGGTGATATAACCACTCTTGAAGATGAGGCATCAATGGATGAGATTAAGAAAGCAGTAGAAGAATTTAAGAAATCATTAAGTCAATAA